A single region of the Malaclemys terrapin pileata isolate rMalTer1 chromosome 2, rMalTer1.hap1, whole genome shotgun sequence genome encodes:
- the LOC128831842 gene encoding interferon alpha-inducible protein 27, mitochondrial-like isoform X2, which yields MADKNVHKAGFTPGGIKGGSTGSEMMSKEARSHGGGVPSGGPTSTLQEMGAKSSTHSSGFTPSGISSGTKASGMMSQEAKSHGGETPKGGTTSTVQSVSMGGKGK from the exons atggctgACAAAAATGTGCACAAGGCTGGTTTTACCCCAGGTGGGATAAAAGGAGGATCAACTGGCTCTGAGATGATGTCCAAAGAGGCGAGGAGCCATGGAGGAGGTGTGCCTTCTGGAGGACCTACTTCTACCCTACAAGAAATGG GTGCCAAAAGCTCAACCCATTCATCAGGTTTCACCCCTAGTGGGATCTCCAGTGGAACTAAGGCATCTGGAATGATGTCCCAGGAAGCTAAGTCTCACGGAGGAGAAACACCAAAGGGTGGGACAACATCCACCGTCCAGTCTGTCT CAATGGGtggtaaaggaaaataa